The Corynebacterium felinum DNA segment TTGCTGATTAACCCACTGCATGCCGCCGAACCATTCCCTCCTATTGAGGATTCTCCTTATCTTCCAACCACCCGCCGGTTCACCAACCCTTTGTATATCCGGGTGGAGGATATTCCTGAGGCACCGAAAGGGTTGAAGAATCCTTTTGCGAAGGAAAACCGCAACCCGGGCATGATTGAGCGCAACCCTATTTATGCTGCAAAGCTTGAGGTGTTGCACGAAATTTATGAGACGCCCCGCTCTCCTGAGCGGGAGAAAGCCTACCAGGAGTACTTGGCGATGGAAGGCCAGGGCTTGGTAGATTTCGCCCAGTGGTGCGCGCGTAAAGAGGCTGAGGTTGCGGGCAAGCACGCCCATGTGGATCCTGGTTTTTATATGTGGTTGCAGTGGATTTGTGACCAGCAGTTGGCTGCCGCGCAGAAGCGTTGTGTGGATGCGGGTATGAAGATTGGCATTATGGCTGATTTGGCTGTGGGTGTTCACCCTGGTGGCTCCGACGCGGAAACGCTTGCCGAGGTTCTGGCACCTTTGGCGTCGGTGGGTGCCCCACCGGATTCTTACAATCAGCATGGTCAGGATTGGTCGCAACCACCGTGGCATCCTGAGCGTTTAGCGGAGTTGGGTTATAAGCCGTGGCGGGATATGTTGCGCACTGTGTTGCGCCATTCGGGCGGTATTCGTGTCGATCACGTACTGGGTTTGTTCCGCCTGTTTTGGATTCCACGTATGCAGGCACCTTCGACCGGCACGTATGTCAATTACGATTACCGTGCGCTGGTGGGCATTCTTGCGCTGGAGGCGGAGCGTGCGGGTGCTGTGGTGATTGGTGAAGATTTGGGCACGTTCGAGCCGTGGGTTCAGGATGCTCTTGCTGCTTACGGCATTATGGGCACTAATGTTTTGTGGTTTGAGTCTTCCCCGCATGGTGGGCCGCGTCATGCCCATGAGTATCGTGCGTCCGCGCTGAGTTCGGTGACTACTCATGATTTGCCGCCGACGGCTGGTTATTTGGAGGGCGCGCATATTTCGCTGCGTGAGGAGCTTGGTTTGCTGATCACTGATCCCGACGCTGAGTTTGCTCAGGATTTGCAGTGGCAGGCGCAGGTGCTTAACCGTGCGACTGATTCGGATCGTTTCACTGATTGTGATCGTGATGATCGCGGTGAGACGTTGGATCTTGTTGCTGCCACGCATGCGTTTATTGCAAAGACTCCGTCGGCGCTGACGTGTACGGCGTTGGTGGATATGGTTGGGGATCGTCGGGTGCAGAATCAGCCGGGTACGTCGAAGGATAAGTATCCGAACTGGTGTGTTCCGCTGACGGATGCCCAGGGTGAGGTTGTGTTGATTGATGATCTGCCCACGGCGTCGTTTAGCGTGATTGCGCAGGCGTCGAAGCGCCCGCAGCAGCACTAACAATTGTGCGCTGAAAATTTTCAACGCCCACCGTCGCAGTGCAGTTGACGGTGGGCGTTGGTAGTTTTAGCTGAAGGTTTCGATGGGGGTTGATAGTTTTAGCTCAAAGTTTCTGTGGGTGTTGGTGTGTGCGTGGTGTCGCCGTTGATGCGTTTGAGTGCGTTTTCTGCGGAGATCAGGCACATGGGCACGCCCACGCCGGGGACGGTGGTTGCCCCGGCGTAGTAGAGGTTGTTGAGTGTGCTGCTCACGTTGCTTCCGCGCAGGAACGCCGATTGCGCTAGGGTGTGGGCAGGTCCGATCGCCCCGCCGCGCCACGCGTTGTAGCGGGTGGCGAAATCGGCTGGGCCTAGTGTGGCTTGGACTTTGATCCGTGTGCGTAGATTGGGCACGACTGCAGCGAGCGTATCGACGCCGTGCTCAGCGATCGCACGCACCTGTGGGGATTCGGTGGCATAGGCGCTGCCGTGGCCGAGGTTTTCGGTGGCGTGGGTGGGGATGAGGATAAAGAGGTTTTCGCAGCCTTCTTCAGCCACGTCGGGGTCGGTTTGGGAGGGCATGGATACGTACATGGAATTGGCGATGCCGGGTTTTCCGTCGAAGACGATGTCGAAGTCGTTATCCCATTCGGCGCTGAAGAATAGGTTGTGGTGGTGTAGTTCGGGGATTTTTCCTTCGACGCCGAGCATGACTAAAACGGTGCCGATGCCGGGGTCTTTCAACTTGGGTACGCTGCGTTTGTTGGCGGGCAGGAGTTTTTGTGTGTGCATGATGTCGGCGGCGGAGACTACCGCCTCGGCCCGAAATTCTTTATCCCCGCAGCGTACGCCGGTTACGTGGTGGCCGCGGGTGACAATTTCATCGACGCGGGTATTGAAGTGGAATTCCACTCCCCTCTCCACAGCCATGCGGTAGATAGCTTCCACGATTGCGCTAAACCCACCTTGGGGGTAGCACACCCCTTGGGTTAGGTCGGTGTGGCTCATCAGGTGGTACAGCGCTGGGGTGCGCTTGGGGTGTGAGGATAAGAACACTGCCGGATAGGTGAGCATTTGCCGCAGCCTAGTATCGGTAAATTGGCTGGCCACAAAACTATCCAGGCTTGTCAGAAGCAGTTTAATAAACCGGAGCTTGAGTGGGATAAAGCGAAGATTGGAAAAGGTGGTGTACAGGCACTGCCTGATACTGAGTTCATAAACTTCGCGGGCACTTTCAAGATACTGGCGTAGTTTTTCACCGGCGCCGTGTTCAATCGACTCAAACACGTCATAGGGATCAGTCATATCGAGTGGCTCGTGGCCTTGGGCGAATAGCCGGTAGGCGGGTGTTAAGGGCACTAATTCTAGGGGGTTTTCTTCCCCCAACAGGGCAAAGAAATGGTCGTAGGCTTCGGGCATGAGATACCACGAAGGTCCGGTGTCGAAGCGGAATGAGTCGATGCGTAACTCCCCTGCCCGGCCACCGGGCGTAGAGTTTTTCTCAACAACAACCACTTCGTGCCCATCATGTGCCAATAAGGCGGCGGTGGCAAGACCGGCAAAACCTGCACCGATGACTACTATCTTCATTTTTTATTCACCTTTTCTTCACGCACTGTTTCACCACATATTTTCGCTGTTCTCGTATTAGGCCCGCAGTGCGATCAGTACCTTTTCGTAGGCGGGTACTCGTACGCGGCGGGAGTAGATTTCTTCCACTGTTGCTTGATTGAGTCGCGCTGTGAGCGCTTCGAAGACTTTCAGTGCTACAGCAACTCCTTTGCGTGAGCTATCGGGTAGTTTCACTAGTGCTTTTTTCGCGACTGTGAGATCTGCTTCAATTTCGGCGACGAGCGTATCTTTTTCTGCTTCGCTTAATTCCCGCGACAAGTATGTACGCCCCAGCGTTTCGGTATCTTCGGCGAGGTCGCGCAGGAAGTTGATTTTTTGAAATGCTGCGCCTAGCGCGCGTGCTCCTGGTTGTAGTTCTTCACGCAAGGCACTGGGGTAGGTGGAATCGCTTAAGAAAATATCAAGGCATAGTAGGCCGATGACTTCGGCTGATCCGTAGATGTAGGTGTCGAGGTCGACGGCGTGGGTGGCACCGGGTTGTTTGAGGTCGGCGCGCATGGAGTTGAAGAAGGCTTTGATGTGTTCGGGGTTGAGGTTGCAGCGTCTGGCGGTGATGGCGTAGGCGTGGATGATTGGGTCGGTGTGGAAGCGGGTGTTGGGTGCGTTGAGGATGGTTTTTTCGTAGGTGTTGAGGATGTCAGTACAGTTGCAGCAGGCGTCGTGTGCGGTGCCGTCGACGATTTCGTCGGCGATTCTGACCATGGCATACAGGTTGGAGATATCTGTGCGGATGTGTGGTGCGAGGAGTTTGGTGGCGAGACTGAAGCTTGTGGAGTAGCTTGCGATGATTTGTGCTGCTGCTTTTTGTGCTGCGGTGTCGTATCGCGCCAGATATTCCGTCATATTCTCAACACTATCTGCACCATGTGAGTAGACTCAAAGCAGCGTTGTTTTCTCACCTGCACTGCTTATCGACGCCACCATTCTCTCCCCCTGAATGAGCACTGTTGTTGGTGTGTTGCTATGCATTAACCCGCATCACATGTCCTTTGTGATGCGGGTTTAAAATGCTTGTGCTGTGGTTGGGTTACAGCAGGCTAATCAACCATGCAACGACGACGATGGCCAGCAGTACGTACAACGACTGGGTAACACGCGACTGCGGATACTTGCGCTTAGGCTTTGGTAGTTTCTGGTCTTGCTTGCGCAACTCTTCCGGATTAGCCATCTTTACAACTCATTCCTCAACGGTATCTTTTAAAGCCTCAAGCTTAGCCGATTGGCGCAAAACAAACGCACCCAGAAAATCAATAGCGCGCAACCACACCACAGCAAGCACAGCACACAGTGGGACCACCACCACAAACACAATCGGTGCTTGCAGCCAAAAAGGAATGGTGGTCAAAAACTGTGTGAACTGATCCATTTAAACAGCACCCGCTAAACCACGACGACGCAACAAGGGGCCAACATCCTTTGCCCGGCCACGCAGATTTTCAAAGGCGGTGGTGAAATCATCGGCACCGCCGCGGGAAAGCACGAGATCGCGGAAACGCTGACCAGCCGCACGGGTTGCTTCATCGGTGGAATCCTCACCGGCAGCACCGGTTTCCTTAAACCACTCAAAACCATCAGCATCCAAAGCCTCAGCCCACAGGTAGGAGTAGTAGCCGGCAGAGTAGCCGCCGGCGAAAATGTGGGCGAAATAGTTTGAACGGTAGCGTGGAGCCAGATGCTCAACCTCAAGGCCCGCTTCGGCGAGAGCGCGTGCCTCAAATTCCTCAATATCAGCAGCGGTAAGTTGTGCTGCCTCCTCGGCGCTCAAACTATGCCATGCAAGGTCGATGATGGCGGAAGCAAGATATTCGCTGGTGCCAAACCCTTGGCCGAACTGACGGGCGGCAGAAATCGCCTCCACTAGCTCATCAGGAATGAGCTCACCGGTATCCACGTGGCGGGCATAATTGCGCAAAATGGCAGGATCAAAAGCCCAGTTCTCATTGATCTGGGAAGGGAACTCCACATAATCGCGGGGCACATTGGTGCCGGAGAAAGTCGGGTAACGCACCTGGGACAAAAGGCCGTGCAAGCCATGGCCGAACTCGTGGAATAAGGTGGTCAAGCTATCCAACGACAACAGCGCTTCCGAGCCGTCGGCAGGCTTGCTAATGCCCATCACGTTAACCACAACAGGTTTTGTGCCAAGCAGCTCAGATTGGTCAACGAAGCTTGACATCCACGCCCCGCCCCGCTTGGTTGGGCGGCCATACAAGTCGGTGAGGAACAAACCAATACCGGTGCCGTCCTCATCCTTGACCTCCCACACCTGCACATCGTCGTGGTAGCCGACCAGATCTTCACGCGCAACCACATCGATACCGTACAGGCGCTTTGCGGCATAGAACACGCCGTCGACAAGCACTTGGTTCAGCGGGAAATACTTCGACAGTGCATCCTCATCCAGGGAATAGTCGCGGCTGCGCACCTTCGATGCCCAGTACGACCAGTCAGCCCCCTCAACCTCACCGTGGGCTGCCTCAACCAGCAGCTTGTGCTCGTTGCGGGCATTCGTAGCCGCCGCTGGTGCAAGATCGAACAACAGCTCGCGCACTGCCAAGGCAGTCTTTGCTGTTTCTTCCTCGATCACATAATCAGCATGGGAGTCATAGCCCAGAAGTTGTGCTTTGTGAGCGCGCAGCTGCACCATTTCAATGAGTACTTCGGCGTTGTTCGCACCCCGGCGCTGCGAGGCTTCATATAACTTCACACGTGCCTCGTGCACATCAAGTTCAGCCTGCTCAGCTTGCACAGTGGGCAGATCAAGCGGGATCACAAAACCCTCGCGGCCGAGCGCTTGGGCATCCTTGCGGGCTGTTTGTTTGCGGGAATCGCTCAGGCCTGCAAGTTCATGCTCGTCGAAAGACACAGCTAGTTGGCGGGTCGAAGCGTTGAGGTTCGAGTTGAACTTTTCAGTAAGCACACTCAAGCGTTCGTTGATCTCGCCCAGGGTTGCTTTCTGCTCATCGTTGAGCTCCGCACCCCGGCGCGTGAACTGGCGAATCAGGTGCTCGTGGAGGCGCTGGGATTCACTATCTGCTGGTACTTCAACGTTTTTCACCCGCTCGTAGAGTGCGGCATTGAGGTAGGTGCTGTCGGCGTGTGCGCTGAGTTTCGGGGCGATGGTTGCTGCGATCGCTTCCATGTCCTCGTTGCTATCTGTGCCTTGCAGGTTGAAAAACACGGCTGATACGCGGGCTAGTTCGCGCCCGGAGCGTTCCAATGCTTCGACCGTGTTTTCCCAGGTTGGTGCTTCGGGGTTGGTGACGATAGCGTCGATTTCTGCCTTGTGTGCGGCCATGCCTGATTCGAATGCTGGCAGGTAGTGTGCCGTCTCGATCTGCTCGAATGGGGGCAGCAGGTAGGGCAGGGTTGATGGTTGTGCAAAAGGGTTCTTGTGCGATGTTTGCGTTGCAGTCATAGCTGATAATCGTAGTTGCTAAACTTTAACTTATGCATTCGTCCCCGATGACCAGCACAAATATTGTTTACGCTACTGCGAAACCTTTTCATCATTCCGTTTTGGTGCCCAAGGTTGAGTGTTTTCGCACGCCGCAAACCAATCCTCAGGGCACGGATGATGAGATCGAGCTGGTGTTGCGGGTGACAAGCCCCGAAAATTTTACATCCACCAGCGATTTCCCTGTCGTGGTGATTATTCATGGCGGCAGCTATGTGGGCGGTAGTTTTGATGAGCCGTGGCTGAATGGGCATAACTTGCCAGGTATTGTCACGGTCAGTGTGGAATACCGCACGGGGATTGCTGGTTTTGCCCAGTTGCATGATGAGAGTACTTTTCGCGGTGTTGCTGATTGTCAGCTGGCGTTGGACTGGGTGCAAAAACACATTGAGGATTTCGGCGGTGATCCGACAAATGTGACGTTGATGGGGCAATCGGCGGGCGCGGGTATTGCGCTGTGGCTTGCCCGCAAGGATCACTTTAAGGGAGCTTTTCGACGCCTTCTCGCCCTCTCCCCTGCCTTTCCGCGCACCCCGTTTCGGCGTCGTAAGCACATTTTGCGCCGCTCCCTGGGCACCCCCATTACCCGTAAGCATTTGGCTGCGCTCACTTATGAGCAGTTGGCGAAAGGGCAGCGGCGATTCCAGCGCCAGATCCCCTTCGATCTCGCTTTTGGCCCCGCCCCTTTTGAGCCTGCGGAGCTTGCCGATATCCCCATTGTGCTCAGTTGCACGCGGGAGGAAATGTTTTTGTGGGAAAATAACCCGCTTGTGCCGAAGTGGTTGCTGAAGCGCATGTTTGGGGTGCGTTCATCGTGGCGTGCGCATGGCCCGTTTTTGGGCTCGTTGATTACCGATGCTGCTATTCGACGCTTCGTACTCCACGCCGCTGATTCCCGCCCACACAACACGTGGGTGATGGAGCTTCGCGGGAGCGCCGAGCAACCGGTGTATCACTGTTCCGATATTCCGTGGGTTCTGAACAACACGGAGCTTTTACCCGCCGGTATTAAAGAGGTGATCTATAACCCTGATGCAGATACTGCCAGTGTGGTACATACGATTGCTCGGGTATTTTTTGAAGGCACACTACCCAGCTGGCCGGAATATGGCGAAGAAAAAATAGGCATGGCCATCAATTACGCCGATTCCGCAGTACTGGAATCGGACTTCTTCGCCCACCTTCGCCCGCATCTGCGCTAACAGTAAACTTCGTGTCTATGCGGGTGCACGTTGCTTCCCCATGCTCAATCATCCACCGATCGTGTGTGCCGATCATGCGTCGGCTTATCGATCCCACAATTTCAAGGCCCGTCCACAATGCTGGATGCAATGAACCTACCCCACTTGTTCCAATCTGTTGATCCCAACGAGAATCAGCGCAGAATGATCCTTCCGCAAGAAACTAAGCCCCTGCGGAATGAGTGCGGATACAAGGTGCCCACCCTAGCGAAAAAACCTATCAATACTCGACTATTGATTCAAAAATACTGATTCGACTTTCAGCACAGTTGTAGAAAACTGACCTGCGGTTTTACAGATAGCACTTGCTCTATGTCGAATCAGTATTTCCACACACAGGACTCGAAGAAAACTCACACCCCGTTTGCAAAAGGACTCAAGCAAAAAACTGCCGACGCCTTGCAACCTTTAAATATTTGAGCGATTAAAAAGTGCCCCCACTACCCCAATGCACAACGCTGCTAATCCACTTACAACGAGCACAGATCCTGCCGCATGTACTGGGACAAACCCCGCACCTAAAAATCCAAGAAGCACCGATATCTGAATAACCAATATGTACGCCGGCATCTGGAAGGCACGCTGATCAGCGGCAATCCGTTTAAGCATAAACCCAGACATGCACGTGTTGTGCACACCGTTAGCAAGCCCGATCTGCAACGCTGCAAGCACCAACTGCCACACGGTGTGCGCAAACCCTATCGAAACAATACCCGCACCAATAACAGCTGCGGCTGCTGAAGCAGCTGCAGCATCGCCCAGTTTTGTGGCGAACACTGCAGATATACCAGGACCAATCACCAATCCAGCACCAATCGCCCCCACAATAACCCCATAGGATTCGGCACTCAGACTTAATTCCTGACGTACTCGAACAATGAGCACAACATTCAGAGCACTTGTGACCAACACCGTGGCAACTAAAGGAACGAGCGCACGAAATACTCCACGTGTACGCAGCAATCCCGCCACATCCGCATTCCGACGTTTATCACCACGTGTGTTCTTCCCAACACTGGTGGCAATGAGACTCTTCGATGCCACGCTCACAACTATCGCAGCAACAAGAACAAGGCCCGCTAAAACAAGCAGCCCGGTGCTACCAGAAAACCACGCGTATACGAGGCTTCCAAGAACTGGGCCTGCAACATAACCTAAGTTACGCACCGATTGCACCACGCGATTTGCCTGATCCATCTTGGTTTCATCCGCACTCAGCGCCGGAAGGGCAACCATGACAGCTGACCATAAAACAGCGCCCACACAACCCAATGCCAGAGCCACCCCCACATACACCGCCACAGTATTTGCCAGTGAAGCAACAGAAATCAGCACAGCTTCTACAACAAAAACGCCACTAATTACTTGCTGCGCACCAAATCGCACAATACTGCGTGGAGCAAGCACAGCCGCACCAATCCCGCCAATCAGCCCGGCAATAAGAAGCGCCGAAACTCGCGCAGATGCATGTGCATCACCGGCAAGGTGCAACGCGAACGACACTTGTGCTGCTTCATCGGCAAAACTTCCCAGAAAAAGTGCCACACAAGCAGCGATGACTTTCAGCATTGGGCTCACAAGATGCACCCCACTGCTCTCATCAATCCCCACATTTCACATCATCGGCAGTGTTTAGTGGCGAAGTCGCGAAGCTTCGCACGGAAATTCTCATCACGTAACTGCTTGACCATCCACGGGCTGAACACGAACGGGGTGGCATCCACGGCGTCGAAAAGCTGGGCAGGGTGCACCCACGAAAAAGAATCAACCTCCGACTTCTCCGGGTTGATTTCTTCTTCGCACAACGCCATGAACACCGGGCAAATCTCCCACTCCACCACACCGGAAGAATCAGTCGCCTTGTACTCAAAATCCGCAATGCCGACACAAAGATCCTCAACCCGAGAAACACCCAACTCATGGGGAACCCAGCGCAACACAGCCTCACGCGCCGACTCCTTCGGTGCAAGATGGCCGCAGGCAGAGTTCGTCCACACCCCAGGCCACGTCTTTTTCCCCAAGGCGCGGCGCGTGATCAGCAACTGACCCTGGGTATTAAAAACGTAACAGGAAAAAGCAAGATGCAATGGAGTATCGGTGGTGTGGACAGTGGCTTTGAGGGCGGTTCCAATCGGATTGCCTAGCGGATCAGAGAGCACGACGACATCAGTCATGCACTCAACCATAGTGCCTTGACCCCACCACCGGCACGACGCAGAAGATTCACAGCACGCAACTACACTCCCAAGGACGGTTCACCAGCGTGATCTATACGCTACCGCTGTCCAAAGCGACGCGTGCCGGAATTGTTATTCCGCACCTGATGCATACTCCCAATCCCGCGATGAGCAGATTTCCTACTATCGAGCGATGGTTGTGAATTTCCCTTCGTCTTATCCTTCACCTTATCTTTCGCTTTATCCTTCGAGCTTTGCTGCGGTGACTTCACAACAGAACCAAACATCGGGCCAATCCCCGCCCCCGCCTTCTTACTACCAACAATCTTGCGCGAAGACACCGGCGTGGAGCGCACAATACCCGCAGGAAGAACCGACTTCCCCTGCGAGCTCGTACCCGCTGCAGTCACCGTGCCACCACTCGCCTGCCCCGCCCCGCCAGCGGCCGTACTAGCGCCAACCCGTGGCCCAGGTTCAGTCACTCCACCAATCGCCGTCCCAGCTGCCTGCGGTGCGAAATGCCCACCGCTTGCCCCAAGACTTGCACTAGCAGCAGCATGAGTAGACGCCCCGTGCGGCGCCACCTCCATCAATGACCGCAACAGCGGATCCACCTGTTCACACGCGAAAGCCAGCCGATCACGCAACTGGGACAAAAACTCTAGCTCCGCCTCCCTCTGTTCCTCAGGCGGCAGCGCCTTCACAGCAGCCTGAGCCGCCGACACATCAGCGATCAGGCTAGGAGCAATACCCGCCAAACGCCGCACCGACGATGACACCACCAGTGCATTAGCGGCAAAAACCTTTCCCTCCTCAGCAACCTGGAGGATCGTGGTGCTGGCATTTTCAAACACCACCCCCGCATGCTCAGTGATTAGATCATCAGCAATCGCCGCCAAATCAGTAGCGATCCGGTGCATCTGATGCGACAACGACACCCATGCATCCGCAGCCAGGTGCGCATCCGGATTCTGCGTTGCCGATAAACCCGCATGCAAACTATCCAAAGAATCCGCCGTAGCCACAAAAGGCAGGTGGAAACTGAAGCGTTCAAAAGTACGCTGTGGCCGTGGCGGAAACTGCACAACCTCCTCACCAACCCCCTCACCAGCATCCAAAGCCCGCGAATGCACCACATTCTGTTTGGTCAAGCCATAACTGGTCAGCCGAAGCATATCCACCAACCACTCCACTTGGCTGCGATACACCCCCAATACGCGATACGCACTCCCCACCCCACCGACAAGCACTTTCCCGTGCTGTGCAGCAGATTCATGCAACCCAGACACCGGCGAAAAAGCACCGCTGAGCTTAGTGTTCATAGCTACGGTGACCACGGCGTCGACACGGCGAAAAACCTCATCCAGCTGCGACACAGACTCATCCAAGGCAGCAACGTTAATAGTGACAGCAGAAGAACTCATCACCACACTCACTTTCAAACAAAAGAGTCAACAAAAATCACAAGAGAAAAAACCCTCACACTATAAAGACTGGAAAAAACGCATTTGCGTTCCCTCACAGGGGGTAACGCGGGGGTAAACCGGAAGTGATCAAGCGAGCGTTTCAACCGCCGACAGAAGAAAACCTCCTGCATAGGCACCAGAAAAGTGACTGCGCAGGAGGTATGAAAAAGTAGCTAGGCGTTATTCAGATTGCCCTCAAACACCAAATTCCCCACCGTCAAACGCCCCTGATACAAAGAGCCATAGGAGGCATCGAAAGCAAGATCAATATTCACGCTCGCCCCAGGGCCCAAAGGTAAATCAAGCGGAGTCGAACCTTCCTGCACCGGGCTTGCCCCATCGAGGAATACCTTCAGCGCCTCAGGGGGCAGTGCTACATCATTCAAATTGGTCACTAGCAGGTAAATCACACTGCCACTTGCCATCGGGTTTGAGCTCGTGCCAAGAATATCCACCTTAATATTCAACCCCGGATCAATCTCAGGTTTCGTAATGTCAGCAACTTTGATGGGGGCAACATCTTTCGGGCTAAAAGTAGGACTGGAGGAAGTAACTGCTTCCGCCACCTGCTCCTTCAACGGGGCTTCCGCATCCTCCGAACCACAGGCAGTTAGCAGCAGGCAGGCACACAGCCCAGCAACAACTCGCTTCATACTTTCCTCTCAACCAAGAATAAATGGGGACAACATTCTTCCTCACTCATCATAAACGACACTGAAACAAAGCCACTCAAGGCAAGGTGAAAGAGAAAGGTGGCGGATTCTAGGGGCGTGAATATAAAGCCGCGCTTACGCACGGGCAGAAAGTAGCATAGAGCACATGCATTTTCCTGACTATGACAGTTTAAAAAGCCGCAGCACCCTCAAATGGACTCGCTACCCCGACGATGTGATCCCCCTCTGGGTTGCTGAATCTGACTTCGCTACCTGCGAGGTTGTCAAGCAAGCTGTGAAAGATGCCGTTGAGCGTGAATACTTCGGCTACCCCGGCGACAACCCTGGGGTCATTGAAGCGACCCAAGATTTTTACCACCACCGCTACGGTTACCGCCCACCACACGTCGGTGTTGTTGCCGATGTTGTGCGCGGGCTTCAGATCGGAATCCAGCACTTTACGCGCCCTGACTCCGCCGTAGTCGTCCCCGTTCCCACCTACCCGCCGTTCTTCCAGCTGCTTCACGCCACCGGCCGCGAAGGGATTTTCCTTGATGCGCGGAACAAGATTAATCTCGACGATCTGCGCGAGGCCTTTCAATCCGGTGCGGGAAGCATTATTCTGTGCAATCCTTTTAACCCTTTGGGTTATATTTTTAGCGCCGATGAGCTTGAGGCTATCTGTGCCGTTGCGGATGAGTATCAGGCACGAGTGCTTGTCGACGAAATTCACGCACCACTAGTTTTCGACGGCACCCACCAGGTGGCGGCAAGCCTGAATGACACGGCCGCGCGGGTGTGCTTCACCGTAACCGCAACATCCAAAGCATGGAATACAGCCGGATTAAAATGCGCCCAAATTCTTTTCAGCAACCCGAACGATTGGGAAATCTGGAACAGTTTGACCAATGCCACGAAAGATGGCGCGTCCACCCTCGGTATGGTCGCCGCGGAGGCAGCGTATCGTGAAGGGATTGATTTTTTGGATGAAGAGCTTGAGTATTTACGCGCCAATCGCGACTACCTTCTTTCCGCGCTGCCTAAAGTTCTTCCCGGTGTGAAAATCACCGCACCGCACGCTACTTATTTACTGTGGATGGATTTAAGTGCCACAGCCATCCCCGGGAACAAAGCAGAGTTTTTGCTCACACAAGCACGGGTGGCGCTTAACGACGGCGCGTGGTTTGGCGAGTTGGGCAAAGATTTCGTTCGTCTGAATTTTGCCACGTCACGCGATATTTTGGAACAAGCAATCTCACGTATTGGGAAAGCTGTGGCTGCTTTATAGGTACGACCAGTGCCCACCTGCCTCATTCCACCGGTTCGCACAGCACTAGCATCACCGACTAAGGTCTGAAAGCATTCAATTTTCTCTCCCCTTTTAAAGGAATACACTTCTCATCATGACCACCGTCACGGCCACCGCTTCGCACCGAGGAATGAGCGGCAAGGCGCTGATTCCGATCGCGCTGATGCTGTTTTCGATGTTCTTCGGCGCCGGAAACCTCATCTTCCCACCTGTCCTCGGCGCTAACGCCGGTGTTAACTTCACCCCAGCTGTCATTGGCTTCCTTCTTGGCGGCGTCGCACTGCCTGTGATCACCATGATCACAGTAGCCCTCTCAGGGCACGATGTGCGCGCGCTCGTTGCCCGCGGCGGAACGATCTTCGCCATTGGTTTCTCCGTGGCTGTTTATCTGTCCATCGGCGCATTCTTTGCTATTCCACGCACCGGTGCTGTGAGTTTCTCCACCGCGATTTCCCCCATCACCGGCTGGGATTCAACCACCGCTTCGGTGGGCTTCAACCTTGTGTTCTTCGGCATTTGCTTTGCTCTATCGCTCAACCCTTCCGGTTTGGTGGATAAGCTGGGCAAGATCCTCACCCCAGCACTGTTGGCCTTATTGGCTGTATTGGTGGTGCTGTCGATTTTCACCCTGCA contains these protein-coding regions:
- a CDS encoding M3 family metallopeptidase is translated as MTATQTSHKNPFAQPSTLPYLLPPFEQIETAHYLPAFESGMAAHKAEIDAIVTNPEAPTWENTVEALERSGRELARVSAVFFNLQGTDSNEDMEAIAATIAPKLSAHADSTYLNAALYERVKNVEVPADSESQRLHEHLIRQFTRRGAELNDEQKATLGEINERLSVLTEKFNSNLNASTRQLAVSFDEHELAGLSDSRKQTARKDAQALGREGFVIPLDLPTVQAEQAELDVHEARVKLYEASQRRGANNAEVLIEMVQLRAHKAQLLGYDSHADYVIEEETAKTALAVRELLFDLAPAAATNARNEHKLLVEAAHGEVEGADWSYWASKVRSRDYSLDEDALSKYFPLNQVLVDGVFYAAKRLYGIDVVAREDLVGYHDDVQVWEVKDEDGTGIGLFLTDLYGRPTKRGGAWMSSFVDQSELLGTKPVVVNVMGISKPADGSEALLSLDSLTTLFHEFGHGLHGLLSQVRYPTFSGTNVPRDYVEFPSQINENWAFDPAILRNYARHVDTGELIPDELVEAISAARQFGQGFGTSEYLASAIIDLAWHSLSAEEAAQLTAADIEEFEARALAEAGLEVEHLAPRYRSNYFAHIFAGGYSAGYYSYLWAEALDADGFEWFKETGAAGEDSTDEATRAAGQRFRDLVLSRGGADDFTTAFENLRGRAKDVGPLLRRRGLAGAV
- a CDS encoding alpha/beta fold hydrolase: MHSSPMTSTNIVYATAKPFHHSVLVPKVECFRTPQTNPQGTDDEIELVLRVTSPENFTSTSDFPVVVIIHGGSYVGGSFDEPWLNGHNLPGIVTVSVEYRTGIAGFAQLHDESTFRGVADCQLALDWVQKHIEDFGGDPTNVTLMGQSAGAGIALWLARKDHFKGAFRRLLALSPAFPRTPFRRRKHILRRSLGTPITRKHLAALTYEQLAKGQRRFQRQIPFDLAFGPAPFEPAELADIPIVLSCTREEMFLWENNPLVPKWLLKRMFGVRSSWRAHGPFLGSLITDAAIRRFVLHAADSRPHNTWVMELRGSAEQPVYHCSDIPWVLNNTELLPAGIKEVIYNPDADTASVVHTIARVFFEGTLPSWPEYGEEKIGMAINYADSAVLESDFFAHLRPHLR
- a CDS encoding MFS transporter translates to MLKVIAACVALFLGSFADEAAQVSFALHLAGDAHASARVSALLIAGLIGGIGAAVLAPRSIVRFGAQQVISGVFVVEAVLISVASLANTVAVYVGVALALGCVGAVLWSAVMVALPALSADETKMDQANRVVQSVRNLGYVAGPVLGSLVYAWFSGSTGLLVLAGLVLVAAIVVSVASKSLIATSVGKNTRGDKRRNADVAGLLRTRGVFRALVPLVATVLVTSALNVVLIVRVRQELSLSAESYGVIVGAIGAGLVIGPGISAVFATKLGDAAAASAAAAVIGAGIVSIGFAHTVWQLVLAALQIGLANGVHNTCMSGFMLKRIAADQRAFQMPAYILVIQISVLLGFLGAGFVPVHAAGSVLVVSGLAALCIGVVGALFNRSNI
- the idi gene encoding isopentenyl-diphosphate Delta-isomerase, which produces MTDVVVLSDPLGNPIGTALKATVHTTDTPLHLAFSCYVFNTQGQLLITRRALGKKTWPGVWTNSACGHLAPKESAREAVLRWVPHELGVSRVEDLCVGIADFEYKATDSSGVVEWEICPVFMALCEEEINPEKSEVDSFSWVHPAQLFDAVDATPFVFSPWMVKQLRDENFRAKLRDFATKHCR